The Chordicoccus furentiruminis DNA window GTCAGGCGTGAGCACGCGCTGGTCATCCACAAAGGAATAGGAACCGTTTACGTACCGGACGCCCAGATCACTGAGCGCCACCTGAAGGGCCGCCGCCTGGAAGTAAGCAATATTCGCATCGCCGGCATCATATCCGTAAGAGCTCTGGTATCCGGGCAGGACCGCATAGGAGTCACCCAGAACGCTGCCGAGCCAGTCAGCTGCCTTTCTTCGCAGCGTCAGCATGCCTTCGGATTCCGGTGTCAGCCAGGCAAGGATATTGTCATTGGTGACAAAACCGAAATCATCCGTATAAATCCGGTAATCATAGACGCTCTCTAATGTAATCGTTTTTGATTCCTGCGCGATCACATGCCCCATATCCGCTTCTTTCACTTCCATTCTGAGCTGGGTCTCTCTGGATGAGCCCAGATCCGGCAGATCGGTAAGGACCGGCGGCTTGATCATATAAAACGCGGCTTCCGGTGTGACCGTCATCTTCCGCTCATATGTCTGTGTGAATCCGTTGATCACAATGGATATCAGGACGTCCTTTGTCCCATGATCGGTGTACAGGGTAAGATTGACGGCGGAATCTGTTGAGGGATAGACGTTCGGCATCACTTCATCGATCAGATCATATTCCGCTGTGACCGATATATCCGAGTCTGAAAGCGTGTCCGCCTTTGACAGGTTCCCGCAGACTTCGATCATGCGGCTTCTTTTTCCCGCGAGCCGTTCTGTCAGAATGTTCCGGGCATGTGCCATCGCGATGCCCGTCTGGCTGACCATCCGACCGTCATAGTCGGAGAAAAATTCAGAAGACCGTTCAACGAGCTGAATCGCGGTGTACTGGGCAAGTACATCGTCATAGCTGAACGCCTGATACTGAGACCGCATGCATTCTTCCATTCCTGCCATCTTGCTCTGATAGCAGTCCCACAGAGACCCGATGGCCGGGGGCGCTTCCACCGTTTCCAGTGCGTCCATGGAATCCGTCAGACAATCAAAGGCCGCATAGAGGTAGTCCACTTTATTCTCGTAATCCGTGTTCTGCATTCCTTCCAGAAGCATCTGATTGATGGCATACCGGTTGATTGTGAAATCGATCAGTTCCCGCATACTCCGCATGCATGCAAACGCTTCCGAATTATATTCTTCCCAGGCTTTTTCGAGCTTTTTCTCATCTTCGGAAAGACTCTCTCCGCTGCTTTCAGCAAGTTGTTTTTGGATTGACTGCAGGGCCGCGATGTCCTTGTCGAGTGCATTTTCCTGCTTCACAGCATACTTTCCGAAGGAAGCATAGCTGTAGCCGGCGTATGTATAGCTTTTGTAGTCCGAAGCAAGCTGGTCGGCAAAATCCGAGGCGATGTCTCCGGCGTCTTCCAGGTATGGCTGCGCCTCTTCAAGTGCATTCTGTAAAGCCCCGGCATAATCCGTACCTTTTTCGGCGGGGGAATTTCCGCTGACCGTTATGGAAATGGATAACATCGTCAGTACCGAAATGGCGGCTGTTATGATCTTATTCATCTGCTATCTCCAGAGATCCGATAAAATGAATGGCATACAGATTGACCTGATCGGAATTTTCACCCTTCTCAACCGTAGCGGTCATGACATTGGTGCTGCCGACGTGATAAGTATAGATAAAAAGGGTATATTCACTGCTGCCACGTGTGAACGTATAACCCTTCCCGTACACAGTCTTCCCGTTTACATCTGCCTGTGTCAGTGGCTGGATCATCCGCGGCTCATCGTTCTTCAGCATGGTGGATGCATAATAATTCAGCAGGAGAATGCATTCGTCCTCTCCACCGGCGTAGAACTGAAATTCAAGTGCCGGGAAGCCGTCAGAGACTGAAGCGTCCTGCGCAACATAGAGATCTCCCGAAGTGATATAGCTGTAACCTTTCGGAATCTCCACAGTCGCCTTACCTATGATAAACGTATCATAACTTCCGATATCTGCTTCATAAGCGGACTGTCCGCCGTTCCTGTACCGCTGCATGCGTGAGGCAAATTCATCGGACACCTGGCTGGTATCGTCATCCGTCGAAGAAAAATCCGAACGAAAAGTTGAAGCACTGCTCTCCGACGACCCATTTTGAGAGACGTCCTGTCCGGATATGGCCGTCGCAGTGCCTGCCAGAGCTATTGCCGCAGTCAAAAACAGCCAGACCCACTTCGTGCCTTTTATTCTGTGCGCCTTCCGCATCTGTTCCGGTGATTGCCTTTCTGTTTCTCGTGCCATCATCTCGTCACCTCCGTTTCATCCGTTCCGCTTCTGAGCTGACGGTTCCGGTCCTGTTCCGGTCGACTGCCATTTCGCGAATTACGGAAAGCCTGTTCTCTTATGATCAGCGTGCGGATGAGTTCGCCTCGATGTCATCCAGCTCATTAAAAAGCTCGTTATACTCGCTGAAGACATCTGCATCGTCCGTATACGCCTGCACGTCTGTCGGAAGGTACAGATAGGCCTGCCCTTGGTCATGCGTCTCTCCCAGCTCATAATAGCTGGGGAGTTCCTTGTAACTGTCATCGTGGCTCATGCCGACGGAGAACAGGAGTCCGCCCGTGTAGCCCTCTTTCTGCCACGCGTCATAACTCCCGATATGATAAAACGCCAGCGTGGTCCCCGTGTCTTCCACATAGTACTTTCCATACCAGTCAGCCGGGAGCATGAGAAGGAAGTAAGCCGACTTGTACTCCAGGCGGCCGTCCTGATAGATGGTGTATGTGACATCCGAAAAGGCTGTCGTGTCGTAAGTTTCCTGATAATAAATATCACTGCCACTGTCAGCATCCGGCTCTTTCGTGGCGTCGGCTGTATCGGAAGCAGAATCGGAATCCGGCCGGATGCTCACATCCTGGTCAGAGATATCCGTTCCCTCCACAAGGCGAAAAATCCCTTTGCCGTCATAATACGTTGCCGTCCCGGTCGCAGATGCATTTTCAGAGATGCTCACCTTTCTGAAGGAAACCAGGGAGGATGAACCTGTCCCGGATTCCCTGACAATCTCACCGGACGTCGCCTTAAGGTACATATCGTCCGTGACAGGCGCAAATCTTGTGCCGCTGTAGTCATCCGTAAACCCGTTGTAGGCTTTGTAGACGTCCCCGGTCTCCGTGTCATAGACTCTCTCAAATCCAAGCGTCGCGTCACTCTGCTTCTGGGACAAAATGTCATAGGTCGTATTGCGGTTTTCCCAGGAACTCATGACCATATCACTGATTTCACTTGCGGTCTGCATGAAATAGGAACTCGCAGCCATAGTCTGCTTCCACTCCTGCCTCCGTGCGGACAGGAAAGAATCCGTGAACTGAATCGACGAGAGAACCGATTCAAGCACCGGCTGCCAGTCGAGAAATTCATTTGCCGGCACCGCTTCCATGATAACGGAATAAGCCGTGCAGTATCCGACATCGATCATCTCCGAGTAGATGTCATAAGGCACGGAATTCACCATATACTCATAATCCGTCACCCAGGCCGAGAACAGTCCCGACACTTCAGCGCTGCTGCTGCCGGAAAGATAAGTCCCCTCGAGGAGATCCCCGCCGTTTCCGATCCGGCCAAGTGCATTTCCAACCGTAAAATCGGAATATCCGTAGAGATCACCCATGCCCTGGAAGAAACCTTCCGTGGTGACAGACGGCAGGACCGGCATATCCGCCCAGTAAGAACCCGAATAAGCGATATGCCAGTCCTTTGCTGCCTGGCTTTTCAGCATACCGGCACAGTTCAAGTTCAGATAGACCATTCTGTCAGGTGCAGACGGATCGTAGATCTTCACCGCGTAGCTGATATAATCCAGGCCGCCGCTCCCCATGAGCCCGGGCCGGACCGTCCAACCTTCCGGCACCATAGCAGTGAAATTGCCGGCCGGGTCACTGTAGTTCACCAGACGTGCCTGACTCGCCTCATTTTCCACGATTCTGACATCCGGTGCTGCAGATACGGCTCCCCCTGTGATGGCACCGGCTGCCACGTTTCCGCATGTCATGAGGGTCAGTGACAAAATAAGAGCTGTCGCTGCCACGCAGTTCTGCTTTCGTTTCCGGTTCATGCGCTCTCCTTTCTGCTGAGGGTTCCCTTCCGTGACCGGTCATGTCACGCAGACATGGTATAATTTCGCTTATATTTTTCCTTATGAACCATGTATTCTTGTGCATAAATTATAATATTCGGGTATGGTCATTTGAACGCATCTTCCCGATATGTCATTGACAATCCGGAAATGAATAGAGACAATGAACTGAAAGCACCTTGTAAAAATAAGTCGGGGAGACTTGCCATGGATGTGAAATTTGACGATCTTCTGAACCGTTACATCACAAAACTTGGATGTACAGGAAAGGCTCTTTCGCTCGCATCCAATCTGTCAGAAGGCACGATCAGCCGATACCGCGCAGGCAGACGTGTACCGGAGGATGGCAGCCCGGAACTTCGGGCCCTGTGCAGAGGGATCGCTCAAATCGCCCGGGAGAAGAACATTTCCGGTATAACGGAAGAAACCGTCATGGAGACGTTATCTCAGGCAGTATTAAAAAACGCAGCCGATCCGGAAGCTCTGCAGAAAAATTTCAACACACTGATTACAGCTTTGACCATCAATGTATCCGACCTGTCGCATTTTCTGAATTACGACCCGTCTTATCTTTCTCTGATCCGGAACGGAAAGCGTTTTCCCTCAGATCCGGGGGCTTTTGCGACCGCTGTTGCCGATTTTGTCGTCCGATTTTATCCGGACCGGACAGGAATTTCAGAATTGACAGGTACAGACCCGGAGGCGATTGCGGACCATGATGCATATCGGGAATGCGTCGCCCATTTTCTGACCGGCCGACATGCCGGAGAGGGCCCTCTTCCCCGTTTTCTGAAGAAAATGGATGCATTTGACCTGAATGACTATCTTCGCGTCATCCGCTTCGATACATTCAAGGTTCCGTCCGCTCCGTTCCAGCTTCCGACCTCAAAGCAGTATTTCGGCCTGTCCGCCATGATGGAAGGCGAACTGGACTTCATAAAGGCTGTTGTCCTCTCAAAATCGATGGCGCCTGTCACGATGTACAGCGATATGCCGATGGAAGAGATGGCGGAAGACCCGGATTTTCCTAAGAAATGGCTGTTCGGGATGGCACTCATGCTGAAGAAGGGGCTTCATTTCAACCAGCTCCACAGTATCGACCGGTCATTTGAAGAGATGATGCTCGGGCTTACGAGCTGGATTCCGATGTATATGACAGGCCAGGTATCGCCCTGGTATCTGCCGGGGGCATCGGGCAGCCCGTTTCTGAACCTCCTGAAAGTTTCCGGGACCGCTGCTCTTTCGGGTGAGGCGGTCCGGGGCTTTCATGCCGAAGGGAAATACATGCTCACGCTGAAGAAAACGGAAGTAGCCTATTATCAGAAAAGGGCAGAGCGTCTCCTCTCACGCGCAAAACCCCTGATGGAAATATTCCGTGAGGACAGCCGGCAGTCCTTCCAGTCATTTCTGAAAAATGACGCGAGGCAGCCCGGCCAACGCCGCATCATCCTGTCCTCTCTGCCTCTGTTTACAGCCTCTTCCGATCTTCTGAAACAGTTTTCTTCCGACAGCATGACGGACTCTCAACTTGCAGGCTTTTCGGAAGCCCAGCGCGACAGGGTCGAGCAGATCTTGAGCCACAGCCAGGTCACGATGGAAATCCCTGCTCTGAAAAGAGGGGTTTTTGAAAGTGCTCCTCTTCGTCTTCCGCTCGCGGAATTTTTCCATGAAGAGGACCTGTTCTACACCTGGGACATGTACCAGGAACACCTGGAAGAGACGGATGCATTTGCATCAAAACACGAAAACCTCACGCTCATACGAAATGAAAACCCGCCATTCTCAAATATTCAGATCCTGGTCCGACAGGGAAAATGGGTGGTGGTCTCGAAAGAGAAATCTCCGGCGGTCCATTTCCTGATCCGTCATCCGAACATGTGCAGGGCATTTGAGAATATCATGGTTCCGATCGCGGAAGACAGGAGCTAGGTGCCAGGCACCGTAAATGTATAGCAGTGGTGTGCTTCGGTATGACCTGCTTTAGTTTCGGATACCAGTTCGGATGCCGGGATAACGATAAAGACACAAAAAATGACCGCCCTCAGCCTCGCAAACTTGAGCGGTCATCGTTTTAGGATAATAGGCTAACCGTCTATCGGTAGTGCCCTCTTGTATCTCTTTAATATAGCGACCTGGACGTTTTTGTCAAATGGCAGTCTCATTCGGATCTGCCATTTTGTCCTTTTCCTTCCCTGCCAGACCAAGGTAGCAGAAGGCAGCCAGAGCACTTCCGAGAAGCGGTGCTGCGATAAAAACCCATTTTCCGGAGTATAGTACAATGTCACCTGAAGTCGTTGTTGTCTGCTTATCATCTCGCGGCAAGTTCTGTCCTAATGAGCCTGCCTGCTCAAAACCTCCATACATTGACATCTGGATTGTAACATCACCTTCTCTGGCCATATCCCGTAGTGCTGCTACAGCCTGGTTGTCTTCCCAATTCACATTTATTTTTGTATCGCCAATTGTAAAATGAAGTTGGACATCTGAATAAAATAAAGATCCATGGCGGGTTCTTTGGTAGAATGTCAGTCACCACAACAAACTTTCTACAGGAGAATCGCCACCATGGAATACTTTCATTCTACCACAACTTCCCATAAGAAAGGTAAACATCTTTCATATGAGGAACGAGTTCTTATTCAGATTCGTTTTAAAGACAACTGCTCCATTCGGGCAATTGCCCGTGAGATCGGCTGCTCACCGAGCACTGTCTCGAATGAAATAGCACGTGGTTCCGTTGCCTTATATAACGGCCGCGTGACCCGTTATAAGGCTTCTGCCGGTCAGAAAGCCTATGAGGACAACCGAAAGCACAGTTGCCGGCATTATGACTTCCTGAGCAAATCAGCGTTTCTGGAGTATGTATTGAAACACTTTACAGAAGACGGCTGGTCATTAGACGCCTGTGCTGGACGCGCTATTCTCGATGGTCAATTTACCAGAGAACAGATCGTCTGCACAAAAACGCTTTACCGCTATGTTGATCTTGGCTTCTTTGACATCAGAAACCATAACCTTCCTGAAAAGCTGAAGCGTAAGTCCAAGAAACATAGATCTCGGATCAACAAGAAAAGGCTGGGCCGCAGCATTGAGGAACGTCCCAGAGAGATCGAATCCCGTGAGGAATTCGGACACTGGGAATGCGACCTCGTATTGGGCGCTAAGACCCAGGATGACCAGGTCCTGCTCACTCTTACTGAACGCAAAAGCCGTGAGTTCCTGATGCTTCCTATTGCTGACAAGACATCAGTGTGTGTCATGGAGGCAATCAAACAACTTCAGGAGATTTACAGCGAACACTTCAGCGAAGTGTTCAAAACCATCACGACCGACTATGCCGAAGAAAAAACTATGCCGAAGTTTTTCTTTGTTGCTTGAGTTTTCTTCGATGTCGAAAGATTCTTCGGCATAGTATTTTATACTTGAAGCATCAGTTCTAAGGAGGTGCTTCAAGATGGATATAGATACTGTCTGCATGTTACTTATCAATGCTTTGAAAGATGCCGGATATAATGATTCCACCATTTTTAATTACCAAGGTGCTGTACGAAGGTTTAAGACATTCTGCAAAGAACACAATGCTGCGGAGTATAACCATGAAATCGGCAAGCTTTATGCTGATTCTGTAATCAGTCCCAAAACCGGAAAGTTCAGTAAAGAGCGTTATCATCTTCAAGGCCGTTTTATCAGGCTTATTGACTCGTACATCAGGACCGGTCAGTTTGTTTTTACGACCACTTCAAGGTCAAGATTGCAACCGGAGAATGCGTATTATCGAAAAGTCTACACGGATTACTGTTTCTATCTAAAAGATGAGTATGAAAACGAGAACACTCGCCATTTTTATGAGTATGGGTAACTGTTCAGAACCCCCTGCACTGACATAGTTTTACATAATAGTGACACGTAACATTTGATATTTTTCCTTAATAGTAATACAATATAATAAAAGTAACACTATTAAGGAGACAGATTCATGGCAATCGTAAAGGTTCATAATAAAGCTCGCAATATAACATATGTCTATGAGTCTGTTTCCTATTGGGATAAGGAGCTGAAGCAGCCCCGTTCCCACCGCAAGCTGATTGGCCGCATCGATCCTGCCACAGGCGATATTGTCCCGACGGGAAAGCGGACAAAGGCAGATGCTGCTTCCCTGACCCATAGTGATACAGACTATAGGGCATTGTATGAGCAGGCTCTGGCAACAATAGCGCAGAAGGATGCCCTTATTGCAGAGCTTCGTAGTCAGCTTACCGCCGCAGAAGGCGAAACCCGTTTCTGCCGCTGTTCGATGAAAAAGGCTTGTGATATCCTGATGGATACCGCTTCCGGAAAGGAGCGGGTCAATGGATGACAAAGATCTTATTATCGAAACAATGGCAAAACAGAATGCGGATCTCACCGCACTTGTGCAATCACTGACGGAAACCATCAAGGAATTAGAGGAAACTATCCGAGAGCTCCAGCGCCAGCTGAATCAGAACTCCCAGAACAGTTCCAAGCCACCTTCCAGTGATGGTTTCAATAAACCAAAGCCTCAAAGTCAGCGGCAGAAATCCGGCAAGAAGCAGGGCGGACAGAAGGGGCATCCGGGCTCCCATATGTCGATCCCGCATGAACCGGATGAATACAGCAAACATTTGCCGAAAAAGTGCCTTTCCTGCCCGCGGCTGAACGAGTGCGTCATGAGCGGCAAAGTATTTACCTGCGGTGAGAAGCGTTATGAAGTCAATGCAGTCATCACAACCAGGGTGACAGAGCACCAGTCCATCCAGGTGGCATCATGTCCATGTACGGGGGAAGCCCTGGCCGGGGAATTCCCTGAGGGAATCCGGGCATATGTACAGTATGGCGATTCCGTTTCCGTACTTGCCGGATTGCTGAGCACCTATGGAGCAGTCAGCACAATGCGGATCCATGTCCTGCTGGGAAGCCTTCTCGGGATCAGCCTGTCCACCGGGACGATCACCTCCATGGTGTCGAAGTGCGCCCAAAAAGTGGGCGGTACACTTGAGACTATAAAGTCCATGCTGATCGGGTCGAAGGTCGCCAACTTTGATGAGACCGGCACCGACGTGAATGGAAAAACCATCTGGGTGCATAATTCATCCACTTCGGATCTGACCTATCAGACGATCAGCAC harbors:
- a CDS encoding cyclophilin-like fold protein codes for the protein MNWEDNQAVAALRDMAREGDVTIQMSMYGGFEQAGSLGQNLPRDDKQTTTTSGDIVLYSGKWVFIAAPLLGSALAAFCYLGLAGKEKDKMADPNETAI
- a CDS encoding DUF6444 domain-containing protein, encoding MDDKDLIIETMAKQNADLTALVQSLTETIKELEETIRELQRQLNQNSQNSSKPPSSDGFNKPKPQSQRQKSGKKQGGQKGHPGSHMSIPHEPDEYSKHLPKKCLSCPRLNECVMSGKVFTCGEKRYEVNAVITTRVTEHQSIQVASCPCTGEALAGEFPEGIRAYVQYGDSVSVLAGLLSTYGAVSTMRIHVLLGSLLGISLSTGTITSMVSKCAQKVGGTLETIKSMLIGSKVANFDETGTDVNGKTIWVHNSSTSDLTYQTISTKRGQIGMEGNGVLTKFGGIAVHDCWSPYWKYDDITHAVCNGHLLRELTGVCILSIGNPQNCHQNSLFLEREFLVVVRTRFLHSGVLSGASMHAASDNFSRRT